From the genome of Clostridium sp. BNL1100, one region includes:
- a CDS encoding glucose-1-phosphate adenylyltransferase, which yields MIRKEMIAMLLAGGQGSRLGVLTKNVAKPAVLYGGKYRIIDFSLSNCINSGIDTVGVLTQYQPLKLNAHIGIGKPWDMDRIDGGVTILSPYLKAEIGEWFKGTANAVYQNIQYIDKYSPHYVIILSGDHIYKMDYSKMLDFHKENHADATISVINVPYDEAGRYGIMNCHDNGKIYEFEEKPKNPKSTLASMGVYIFNWSILREYLIKDNECSESENDFGKNIIPAMLADGKSMWAYQYSGYWRDVGTIQAFWESNMDLVSRVPQFNLFDPEWRIYTPNPVKPAHYIANCGCVKKSIVAEGCSVYGTVVNSILFPGAYIEEGAFIQDSIIMSNSRVCKNAYINRSIISEQVTIGEKVRLGEGADVPNEYKSGIYNSGITVIGEQASIPSDAVIGKNVMIDIGASAADFTSLNVESGKSVFKGGVAE from the coding sequence ATGATTAGGAAAGAAATGATAGCAATGTTACTGGCCGGGGGCCAAGGAAGCCGTCTGGGTGTCCTCACTAAGAATGTGGCCAAGCCAGCGGTTCTATATGGAGGGAAATATAGAATAATTGACTTTTCTCTTAGTAACTGTATAAATTCCGGAATTGATACAGTAGGTGTTCTGACCCAATATCAACCGCTGAAGCTTAATGCCCATATAGGAATAGGTAAACCATGGGATATGGACAGGATAGACGGCGGTGTTACCATACTATCCCCCTATTTAAAGGCGGAGATAGGCGAATGGTTTAAAGGTACTGCAAATGCAGTTTACCAGAATATCCAGTATATAGACAAATATTCCCCTCATTATGTAATTATTTTATCCGGTGATCATATCTACAAAATGGATTATTCCAAAATGCTTGATTTTCACAAAGAGAATCATGCAGATGCTACAATTTCAGTTATTAATGTTCCTTATGATGAGGCTGGCAGATACGGTATTATGAATTGTCATGACAACGGCAAAATATATGAATTCGAAGAAAAGCCCAAAAATCCAAAAAGCACCCTTGCATCTATGGGAGTTTATATTTTCAACTGGTCAATTCTTAGAGAATATCTGATAAAGGATAATGAATGCTCCGAATCCGAAAATGATTTCGGAAAAAACATAATCCCCGCAATGCTGGCAGATGGCAAAAGCATGTGGGCATACCAGTATTCCGGCTATTGGAGGGATGTAGGGACAATACAGGCCTTTTGGGAGTCAAATATGGACTTGGTAAGCAGGGTTCCCCAATTTAATCTATTCGACCCCGAATGGAGGATTTATACACCTAATCCGGTGAAACCGGCTCACTATATAGCTAACTGCGGGTGTGTGAAAAAATCCATAGTGGCGGAAGGCTGCTCGGTTTATGGAACAGTTGTAAATTCCATTTTATTTCCGGGTGCTTATATAGAAGAGGGAGCATTTATTCAGGACTCTATTATAATGTCCAATTCAAGGGTATGCAAAAATGCATACATAAACAGGTCTATTATCAGCGAACAGGTTACAATAGGCGAAAAGGTAAGGCTTGGAGAAGGTGCAGACGTGCCTAATGAATACAAGTCAGGAATTTACAATTCAGGAATTACGGTTATAGGAGAACAGGCAAGCATACCCTCAGATGCTGTAATTGGAAAGAATGTTATGATTGATATAGGAGCTTCGGCAGCCGATTTTACATCTTTAAATGTTGAATCCGGCAAAAGCGTATTCAAAGGTGGTGTGGCAGAATGA
- the glgD gene encoding glucose-1-phosphate adenylyltransferase subunit GlgD, which yields MKNVMGIIMSGGRNTKLKELSTMRSSPAVPVGGKYRAIDFILSNMVNSGITNIGVITQYSFRSLMDHLGSGKEWDLDRKTDGLFLFPPFLSDEGTGWYRGTADAMYNNLTFLKRSNEEYVLISQGNCIFTTTFDDMLNAHKETDADITVAYREMNDIPVEELTNMGVMQLDSSSRLIDFQEKPMHPNTLNGSLGIYMIKRELLIALLEESVAHGYYDFVLDIIIKMLHKLKIYGYKYNGYWRSMSTVQMYYKCNMELLDPLINNELLGKLKIYTKVKDEAPAKYNEEAEVKNSIIADGCIIEGTVENSVLFRGVTVKRGAIVKDSIIMQGSIVEENSALNYAILDKNVVLSKNRCLKGEKSWPIIIGKNVIV from the coding sequence ATGAAAAATGTAATGGGAATAATAATGTCAGGCGGACGTAACACAAAGCTCAAGGAGCTTTCAACCATGAGGTCCAGCCCGGCAGTGCCAGTAGGAGGAAAGTACAGAGCTATTGACTTTATACTTTCGAATATGGTTAATTCAGGGATTACAAATATAGGTGTAATAACTCAGTACAGTTTCAGGTCACTGATGGACCACCTTGGTTCAGGTAAGGAATGGGATTTAGATAGAAAAACAGACGGGCTTTTTCTTTTCCCTCCATTTTTGTCCGATGAAGGTACGGGCTGGTACAGAGGTACCGCTGATGCCATGTACAATAATCTGACCTTTCTTAAAAGAAGTAATGAGGAATATGTGCTGATTTCCCAAGGCAATTGTATATTTACAACAACCTTTGACGATATGCTCAACGCTCATAAGGAAACAGATGCAGATATAACTGTAGCTTATCGTGAAATGAATGATATACCTGTAGAGGAACTGACAAACATGGGTGTTATGCAGCTTGACAGTTCATCCAGATTAATTGATTTTCAGGAAAAGCCCATGCATCCAAATACACTCAATGGTTCCCTGGGTATTTATATGATAAAAAGGGAATTATTGATTGCACTTCTTGAAGAAAGCGTTGCACATGGATACTATGACTTTGTACTGGATATTATTATAAAGATGCTCCATAAGCTCAAAATCTACGGATATAAATACAACGGCTATTGGAGAAGCATGTCTACGGTACAGATGTATTACAAATGCAATATGGAACTGCTGGACCCTTTAATAAACAACGAATTGTTGGGGAAATTAAAAATATATACAAAGGTCAAGGATGAAGCACCTGCAAAGTACAATGAAGAAGCAGAGGTTAAAAACTCAATAATTGCAGATGGATGCATTATAGAAGGAACAGTTGAGAACAGCGTACTTTTCAGAGGTGTAACAGTAAAGCGGGGTGCTATCGTAAAGGATAGTATTATAATGCAGGGAAGTATTGTTGAAGAAAACTCGGCACTCAACTACGCCATACTTGATAAAAACGTGGTACTTTCAAAAAACAGATGCCTCAAGGGTGAGAAATCATGGCCAATTATTATTGGCAAAAATGTTATTGTGTAA
- the murI gene encoding glutamate racemase, giving the protein MNTDKIGFLDSGFGGITVLSEALRQLPQENYIYYADIKHVPYGTKTKEEVREYVFQAVEFLVNQGIKALVVACNTATSIAVRELRGMYDFPILGMEPAVKPAVQNGNGKRVLVLATALTLREEKFHNLVQRVDQEHVVDYLPFPELVELAENMIFDYERVIPVIKNKLEGFNLENYKTFVLGCTHFPIYRDAFKLVLPPFIDIIDGSEGTIRYLKRLLEERQLISTNVDGGKVVFFDSGIHIQSQERLKTFKWLISHC; this is encoded by the coding sequence ATGAACACCGATAAAATAGGTTTTTTGGATTCCGGCTTTGGCGGGATAACAGTATTAAGTGAGGCTTTGAGACAGCTTCCCCAAGAAAATTACATATATTATGCAGATATAAAACATGTACCTTATGGAACAAAGACAAAGGAAGAAGTAAGAGAATATGTTTTTCAAGCCGTAGAATTTCTGGTGAATCAAGGAATAAAAGCACTTGTTGTAGCATGTAATACAGCCACAAGTATTGCTGTAAGAGAACTCAGAGGTATGTATGATTTTCCGATATTAGGAATGGAGCCTGCGGTAAAGCCTGCTGTCCAGAATGGTAACGGAAAAAGGGTTCTTGTCCTTGCCACTGCATTGACTCTTCGTGAGGAAAAATTTCACAATCTGGTACAGAGAGTGGATCAGGAACATGTAGTAGATTATCTGCCTTTTCCCGAGCTGGTTGAACTGGCTGAAAATATGATATTTGATTATGAAAGGGTAATACCTGTTATAAAAAATAAATTGGAAGGCTTTAATCTGGAAAATTATAAAACCTTCGTTTTAGGGTGTACTCATTTTCCCATATATAGGGACGCATTTAAGCTGGTACTTCCTCCTTTTATTGATATAATAGACGGAAGCGAAGGAACAATCAGATATCTCAAGCGTTTGCTGGAGGAGAGGCAGCTTATAAGTACAAATGTTGATGGCGGAAAGGTAGTTTTTTTTGATTCCGGCATCCATATACAGAGTCAGGAAAGGCTGAAAACCTTTAAGTGGCTTATTTCCCATTGTTAG